In the Bacteroidota bacterium genome, one interval contains:
- a CDS encoding putative addiction module antidote protein, whose protein sequence is METSKFDISDYLDSNEMIAEYLNTVLAEGNDSDVITAIGHIAKSIGMTKIAQETGLSRPSLYKALSDGAKPQFETIMKVLRAIGGQIQINPRTA, encoded by the coding sequence ATGGAAACTTCAAAATTTGATATTTCCGATTACTTAGATAGTAACGAAATGATTGCCGAATATCTTAATACTGTTCTGGCAGAAGGAAATGATTCAGATGTAATTACAGCAATTGGGCATATTGCAAAATCAATCGGGATGACAAAAATTGCTCAAGAAACAGGATTAAGCAGACCAAGTTTATACAAAGCTTTATCTGATGGAGCAAAACCTCAATTTGAGACAATTATGAAAGTATTGCGAGCAATTGGAGGACAGATACAAATAAATCCAAGGACAGCTTAA
- a CDS encoding type II toxin-antitoxin system RelE/ParE family toxin: MYSIEKTDEFDKWLRKLKDLRAKAKILFRIQKLENDEHFGDCKPVGNEIRELKINYAKGYRVYFKESDGKIIILLIGGDKSTQQKDIERAKEILKRIKK; encoded by the coding sequence ATGTACAGCATTGAGAAAACTGACGAATTTGACAAATGGCTGAGAAAACTGAAAGATTTAAGAGCCAAAGCCAAAATCTTATTTCGAATTCAGAAGCTTGAGAATGATGAACACTTTGGAGATTGCAAACCTGTTGGTAATGAAATCCGTGAATTAAAAATAAACTACGCAAAAGGCTACCGGGTTTATTTTAAAGAGTCAGATGGAAAAATAATTATTTTACTTATTGGAGGAGATAAATCTACTCAACAAAAAGACATTGAAAGAGCAAAAGAAATTTTAAAAAGGATAAAAAAATAG